Within Triticum dicoccoides isolate Atlit2015 ecotype Zavitan chromosome 1B, WEW_v2.0, whole genome shotgun sequence, the genomic segment gctggatcataaacccacaattcatcgatctcaacaaacacaccgcaaaaagaagattacatcgaatagatcttcacgagagagggggagaacattgtattgagatccaaaaagagagaagaagccatctagctactatctatggacccgaaggtctgaagtaaactactcacacttcatcggaggggccatggtgttgatgtagaagccctccgtggtggattccccctccggcgaagctccggaacatgccccaagatgggatctcgtggatacagaaggttgcggcggtggaattaggtttttggctcctgttctgattgtttggggatacgtaggtatatataggaggaaggagtacgtcgatggagcaacagggggcccacgaggcagggggcgtgccctagggggggcgccccccaccctcgtgaccgactcttttgttccttggagcagagtccaagtctcctggatcacgttcggtgagaaaattacgttcccgaaggtttcattccgtttggactccgtttgatattccgtttcttcaaaacattgaaataggcaaaaaaacaacaattctgggctgggcctccggttaatgggttagtcccaaaaataatataaaagtggaaaataaagcccaacatagtccaaaacagtagataaagtagcatggagcaataaaaaattatagatacgttggagacgtatcaccagacaACGTATACACTTGAGCTATGAGTGCAGTGGCGGAGCTCTGCCGGGCTACCCCCCAACCCACAAGATTTTCTTTGAGTATACCTTAGcatatagtccaatatgtgttttgGCCGTCCCAGCCCATCGTCCCTCCAGGCTTTAGGCCCAAAGCTCTGTCGTTGTATGAGTGTATGAAAGCTCTCTACATGcagctaagtgggtgtgcatccaacttatgtGTTCAACGATATGCAAGTCAAGTTTTATAATGTGAaaatcccactagcatatgaaagtgaataatataaaAACTCTCTATATGAAAtacatggtactactttgaagcacaagtgtgataaagGATAGTAGTGCacccctctctctttttctttcatttttatgggctctttttggccttcttttatTTTCACAGGTAGGGCGCACCCTAGAATGAATCACACTTAATTTCACTTACAACTCGAAATATGAAACAATATGATGACTACATATGAATGTCTCTGGCAGTgtatcaggatgtgcaatgaattagcgtaaggccaactccaacgcacgaccccatctTGTCCATCCACGTTCATTTGGGCCAAAACAGACAGATGACACGGCCCAACGCGTGGCCGCGTCCTCAAATTTTGTACGTTTGGCGTCCGGCCCGCCCCATTTCTGGCGCAAACAAGCGCTCAGTTTGTGTCCAGACGGACACCGCCAGACGGGGACGTGGTTGCGGGTCGTCCGCCTCGGAGACGCGTGGCGGCCGCCCAACTACCACCACCGCCCAAATTAAATGCACAAGTGGGCGGGCCCCGACTATCAGCCACAGGCATTGCAGTCGTCGTCCTTCTTAAATTGGAAGCCGTGGACCGGCCAGTCCACCGCTTCCACTTCTTGGCTAACCTGCCTCATCGAGCCCCGGCACAAGCGAGCAAACCCTAGCGAGCCCCGCCGCACCTCCCCATCGGCGCCATGGGCTGGCATTGGATCAGCGGCAAGGGGAAGCACAACCATGAGGCCGGCTCCTCGCCTGGCCGCCACCGCCGCTCTAGCAGATCCGCGTCGCAAGCACCACCATCCCCGCCATCTTCGGCCCCGCCCCTGCCCCCCACCGGCCTTTCAAATCGCGCCGCCGGTGGCCGGCCAGCGCAACAGGATGAACGTCCCCGTCGACGTCTGCCGCCGGTACTTGGAGACGTCAACGCCGCTCCCGTGGAGTGATGTTCATTTGCCAAACAACTGGCATCTCTCCGTGGACCGCGTGCCAATCCCGGCGGTGCCGGTGAGCGGCCGCGCCTGCCGCGAAGAGATCCACCGTCACCGCCAACTGCTGCCACCGGATCTGCCGCGGGACTCCGGGTACGACTTTGACTCGCCTCTATGGGACACTTGGTTCCGCGACGAGCACGACCTGCGTTGTCTGACCTACTTTGGTGGCCAGCGGCCAACGCGCCAGGCTCGTATAGACAGGCCGCCGCACGCGCGCGCCTGTAGGCGTGTGCACGGCATCTCGCCGACAGCGTCGCCTTCGCCATCTCCGTCCCCTCCACCGGCGCCATGCATGACCGACAAGGAGGAGGCCCGGCTCATGAGGCGTGTCATGAAGGATtccatgaacacgcacgacgaGCGGCAATGAGATGGCCTTGAAACCGCATCGGCCCTCTCTACGGCTGGCGACGTGGCCATCCCGGAGCTGGACATCGCCGTCAAGGAGGAGGTGCACGAGAAGTTGCCCCTCGCCGCGTGGGACCCTCGTCTAGTGGGCCAGCACTGGAGCTGGTCCTGCACGGCGCCGGAAATGGCCGACTCCCAGTCTGCAACGCCACCACGCTCGCGGGAGCAGgagccacgggaggaggtggtgcaggcaccatCGGTGCAGCCGGCACCGGTGCCTCTGGTCTGGCAGGGGCCGCCAGCCCACCTGTGGCAGCCACCGGCCTACATCGACCTCTGCAGTGACGACGACGACAACTCCTGAAGACGACGGCGGCCCCCAGCGACGGGCCTTTATCTACTTTTTTATGTTTGTTTATTAAGTTTTAGTTTAATTAAGACGTGCGTTGAACTTTGATACTATGGTCGTATGGGCATATGGACGTTTTATGTGtatattctttttttttttgcatgtttgcaagtttattttctttttttggggcaaAAATTTGAAGCCCACGACCCTGGACGTTTTGGGGTGAGGCGTGTCCGTTGGGCGCACCGATGCCCGCACGACCGCAAGCGGATGGCCGTGTCCATTTTCCTGCCCCAAACGGACAAACCAGACGTCTGTTTGGGGtcgcgcgttggagttggcctaacaTGTGTTAATAATGATGAACGGTGAACTAACATGGCACACTATTATATGATTTTTATTGGACTAACATAATAATCCAGTGTCATGTGCCAGTTCTTGTTTCGTAGTGTTTTTGGACTTTTCAAGAAATGAATTTTTCAGAGCCAGAAAAACATAAAAATACATCGGCAAAAATCGTCGTCACCAGAGAGACCAAAGGGGCATGGACCCACCTAAAGGGGCACCAGGGTCATGGCCCGAGGGGTGGCAACCTCCTACCGTGTGGCCAGCTCCTAGGTCGGTTGGCGCGCCTTTTTGCCTCAGGCTTACTCCAGAAGTTTTGCCACTACCTTTTCCCCCAGTTTTTACAGAGTTACAGAATTCCTATGATCGATAACGGTGATGGGACTCAGATTTCAGCATCTAGAAACACTGGCATAGaaaagatccaatctcagagggtgcTCTTGCCCTTCAGGGGCCATGAacaccatggactagaggggaaacttcTCCCACTTAAATGGGAGGCCAAAGAATAAGAAAGatctcccctctcccccccttcttTTTCGCCGGCGCCAGAGCGCCGGCAGGGGAACCATCATCACCGTTATTTGTCTCCATCGCCTCCATCATTTTAACCACAATCTCCATGGTGGTCCATACATCCATAAACctttgtaatcccctacttgaacatgttgTTCGATGCTATAAATTATTATCCAATGATTTGTTGCACTGCTATTATGCCTGAGCAGATCCTTTTTGTCATATGGTGATTGGTGATTTATTATGATTGATTTGAGTTGAATGTTATGATATGTTGCTGTCTTCTGATGCTCATCATATAAGCGCGGACACATGTGGACCACACTCTAGGACTACTAGTATGTTGAGATAACAATGCATAGGGTGGTCGGAGTGATAGATATTACTGAGTCTTAGTATATGAATTGATGCACATGGAATACAGAGGGCCATAGATCTTAATTCTTAGTAGTTGCGAACGCTTGATAAGggtttcaaccataagtacatgttATACAATGGATTTTGCATGAATGTTAGCATATGCCTCTCTCTCACATATAAAACTGCAACATATGATTATTGGTTTAGTATCTTCgcaaattgcctagggacaatttcacaacaccTACCACCGCTATTCTAGACTCACTATTTTTTTAGGGAAAAGTCGGTCTGTGCCACTGCCAAAGTTGCATATTCGAGTGGTCTGTGCCACTAGCGTGTGCAAAGAAATTAGTTGCATGCCCCTGGGCGCCGTCTCCATGAGTTACCGTCTAATTGTCACCTCGTTTTAACCATTTCCTCCTCGATGGGACCAACAACTTATCAAGTCAACAACACCGATGACCATACGCGTTTGACCCTAGGCTCCTTTGTGTGGCCTAGAGTCGATGGGACAAGACAGGACGACACTCTGTAGTGCTCGATAGTGGCACAACATTGAACATTCTCCTATTCACACGCCACAGTGGGCTAGCATTTAACTCAGGTGATCGACCGTTCCTTCTCCCTCGATGCCCCTCGAGACACCGCCCGCCTATAACTATTGCCCTACTCCGACGTTCGCCGCAATACTCACCTTCCCTGCCCAACCACTTGCAGTAGATCTCTCTTAGTCTGCCATGTCAACGCCCGTCCCTAGGTTGAGGATGGCAGCTTGCTGGCTCGCAGGGAGGAGGACTCCTTGCCACCCCTTGCCACCTCATAAATACAGATGCAACATTTCGTTTAGGGATCAAGGGGTAGCTACCAAACCCCTTATATGACCTTTTCCCTAAATATGACCCCTCCCCACCCCCCAACTGCACATTTTTAGTTTAGCCGTGGACGGTCTGAGCGAAAAGCCGTCTACCTCTCGCTTGCTCATAGCCTCCCCACCCGACGCCGCCATCCCTATCTTCACCGTCGGCTGCTCCCTTCCTTGATGACCGACAGAATGCAAAGGCAATTTCCCGTCACACCCCTGGACACCATCATCGGTGTCGGAGACCCACCGTCGGTCATGAATTCGGCGACGCTACCACTGAAACGACGACAACACGGGAGGAACATCATCGACAACACATCATCGCCGACGGTTGTCGGTAGTCGCTCCGCCATTACAACTGTACCGCCCTTGCCCAAGTTGTCCCGCAAAAGGATCGTCGGCCGTCGGCTAAGGCGACCGACAACACGGCGGCAGTGACAATGAGGATAAAGAAGACCGCGCCCACCTGGACGCTTCCCCCTCGACCTATCGCAGTGTTGGGGAGTACTGCGTGGCCTCCTGCAGCCGCACCGCCACCCCTTTCACCTCCGGCGGCCGAAGACGAGGTGAATTCGGCCGATACCACGAGCACCCACTTGGACTTGATGACATTGCGATGTCAATGCCATATACTCAAACGAGAGAACTTGAGGTGGTGAACGAGGCCGAGGAGGTTGTGGAGAGTCAAGTAATCAAGAAGAAGAGTGGGACGGAGAACCACAAGGCCGAGGAGGACAAAGCTTTGTGTGGAGCTTGGGTCAATTTATTTCTTCATGTTACACACTTATGTTGTCTATGTTTGTGCTGAAACGTGATCAACTCGTTACGATTGTGCAAGCAATCGTTTTAAAGATTTGGCAAAATAAAGTTTTTAGGTTAGGGGATCTGCTAGACGAGCAGCGATGACTTTTTTCAAAGAAATGAAATAGAATGAGGATATAAGACTTTTAGGATAGAGGATCTGTCACAGACGCTTTTATGGACTCCCATTGGCTGCAATTTGTGTCGTGACAACAGCATGGTCCGTTGCAGTCACCGGGAGCTCTCAATTCACACACCACAAACGAGCAGGAGGTAGACGACACAGCCGCATGCAGGTCCATACGGGGGACCCGACGAGGCGAGGCACCGAATATGCCGCACAGGATCGTGACCGCCGGGGTTGGAGTGTGGCCAGCACGTCGACACGCTCGGCCATCACCCCGCAGGTGCGGGCGTGAGGCGGCCATGCGAACCCGTGTGTGTGCCCACCACGACCACCACCCCGTCAGGAATCCGGCGTGTCCCCACTGACGAGAGAACGGAGCCCTCCATCTCCATCGCCAGCAATCCGCCGCGGCGTCAAAGGATGCGGCAGCGATAAGGGAGCGGATAGTGCCGCAGCCAATCAGCGGCCGGAGGCCAGCACACGCCCCTCATCCCCTCCCGGATTCCCTTCCACGACGCATGTGGCTTACGGCTTAACCCAACCCCCACCCACACCGAACCCAACGCGCGCGCGCATTAGAAAATTAGGCCTCGCCCGACCCACTCTCACTGCCCGCGGGCCCCGCACGCCACCTCCCCCCTTAACCTCCGGTCCGCAGCTGCcaggaccccttcttcctcgcagaCGCTCGCGGCGGCTCATCCTCCCTCAGAGAAGGCGCGCACCGGCCGGTGGTGGAGAGAGGGGGAGGGTGGGAGAAGCGGCCGTATAAGGATCTCTCCGCGCTCTCTCGTCTCTCTCTCCGGTTTTGtacctatctatctatctacctaTACCTACGTACGGTTCGTGGGCCGGGctgaggagggagagaggccgcTGCTGCTCTTGTTGTTGGTCTGCTCGATGATGGCGGGAGCGACGTCAGCCACGGCCGCCGCGGGCGCattcgccgccgccgcagccggcgCCAAGGTGCGGGGGTCCGCCGCCGTGTGCCCGTGGGTCGTCGCCGCCGGCGGCCGGAGGCGGTCCGGCGTCGTGCGCTGCGACGCCGGCGGGGATGCCCAGGCGGCGTCCAAGTTGGCCAGCATCACCACGCTCGAGCAGTTCAAGATCTCTGCGGACCGTGAgtcccttcctcctcctcgaatTTGCCGCCCTTGATGCGCTTCCTCTAGCCCTGCCATGTAAGGTTGTGCAGGTTTAGTTTGGTGGTGCGCGAATTAGGAGATCTCTTTGCCGTCGCAGCGTAAGTTTTGGTGCTGCCGATTCGTGGGCAGTACTTGGAGAGTTGGAGAAGAGAAAAAGAGAAACGTAGGGGAACTTGCATTGTTCTCCCCCAGTTTTGCTTTGATTGTTGTGAGCACATGCAGTATTTTTTCAGGTTATTGATCTGTCATtactaattactccctccgttccaaaatagatgattcaACTTTATACTAGGGTTAGtataaagttaatacaaagttgggtcatctattttggaacggagggagtagctgtgttCACAGCCTATCTGTTCAGGTTTACAGAATAGGAGACAATTGGACTTAGAGATTATGTGATATCTTGAGGAAAACCTCGATTAGTTCTCTTTTTCTGCACGAGTGTCGAAAGGTTCGCAAGTTGTAGTGTTAACTGATCTTGGAGACACGCTCTTCGCAGATTAGCAGACCATTAGCACTACGGTATGGTATAGGAGCTTAACAAAATGTGTTAATTAGTGTTGCAGCCTAAATAAAGGAGCCAAACCGGCTAAAATTTAGCACTACGTATGTTCGTTGGTGATGAATAAACCGTTATATTTCTTATTTCAATAGTAGGGCTTGGCATGTACAGGAGCTTAACAAAATGTGTTAATTAGTGTTTGCAGCCTAAATAAAGGAGCATACCTGAATAAAATTGCCAAGTACTAAGATCACACAAGATAAGAAGGTAAGAATGGACAGTAGTTGTTGCATGCTTGAGGTATCGGATATTGACCAATTACAGGAAAAAGTGGGTTCATGTTCTCTTTGTTGTTTTGTTTTGTAACCTGAGTTTACCGTTGCTAAAACTTCAAGATTCGAAATATGTAATTCCTTGATTCAGAATATATATGTGTGTGACTCCACTAGTGTAAGCACGAAATATACCCCTTATAATTACAACATATCAAGAAATCTTTATGTAGTGAAAGTAGCTGTGGAAGGAGCGGAACGACACATCTTTAATCATGATCAGCTCCATCTAGTCGACGTGGTGACCCTCGCTCATGAGGACTTTGCCCTGTGTAGCTTGGCTTTGCTAGACAGTAGTCCGATAGCCTGTAGAAAGTTGCTTGTTTTTTTGgcttaggagggtgtttaagcaGTAGTTTATCCtactcgatgatttgatttttctgctTCTTTGTGCTTGCTGTGGCACAAACTTCTTTGTGGAGATTTGTGCTAACGAACTTCTTTTCCACGTTTAACAAACTTCTTTCCTCTTTTCCTTCTCTGTGCTTGCTTGCTGTGGCAAGCTGTGTAACGAACTTCTTTTCTTCCTTTAAGGAAGGCATCATTACTAAGAAAACGTTATGGTGATTTGCCGTCAATTTTAGTTCCGTTCTTTCATTTTTTAAAAGTATGTCTACTTGCAGTATTTGACAATGTTTTTAATTTTCATTACCAGGGTATATGAAGGAAAAGAGTAGCATCGCTGTAATAGGCCTCAGCGTACACACAGCACCAGTGGACATGCGTGAAAAACTTGCTGTTGCAGAGGAACTATGGCCCCGTGCTATTTCAGAACTCACCAGTCTGAATCATATTGAAGAGGCTGCTGTTCTTAGTACCTGCAACAGAATGGAAATATATGTGGTGGCTTTATCGTGGAACCGTGGTATTAGAGAAGtagtggactggatgtcaaaggtaAGAGTTATATTTGATCAAATGCTTGTTTGCCCTGTCCATACTCTTTTGACCTGCTTATCCCTTTTTGGTTGCTCAAATGTGCAGTATATCAATGAAGCCCTAATGCCCATGCTGTTTTTTTTTTGTGTGCAGAAAAGCGGAATCCCTGCTTCCGAGCTAAGGGAGCATCTCTTTATGTTGCGTGACAGTGATGCCACACGCCATCTGTTTGAGGTATCCGCTGGGCTTGACTCTTTGGTTCTTGGAGAAGGACAAATCCTTGCTCAAGTTAAACAAGTTGTCAGAAatgggcaaaacagtggaggcttgGGAAAGAACATTGATAGGATGTTCAAGGATGCAATCACAGCTGGAAAGCGCGTCCGCTGTGAGACCAACATATCAGCTGGTGCTGTGTCTGTCAGTTCGGCTGCAGTTGAATTGGCCATGATGAAGCTTCCAAAGTCTGAATGCTTGTCAGCTAGGATGCTTTTGATTGGTGCTGGCAAAATGGGAAAATTAGTGGTCAAACATTTGATTGCCAAAGGATGCAAGAAGGTTGTTGTGGTGAACCGTTCAGTGGAAAGGGTGGATGCCATTCGCGAAGAGATGAAAGATATTGAGATTGTGTACAGGCCTCTTACAGAGATGTATGAAGCCGCTGCTGACGCTGATGTCGTGTTCACAAGCACCGCATCTGAATCCTTATTATTCACGAAGGAGCATGCAGAGGCGCTTCCTCCTATTTCTCTTGCTGTGGGTGGTGTTCGGCTTTTCGTCGACATATCTGTCCCAAGGAATGTCGGTGCCTGTGTATCTGAGGTGGAGCATGCACGGGTATACAATGTCGACGACTTGAAAGAGGTGGTGGAAGCCAATAAGGAAGACCGTGTCAGGAAAGCAATGGAGGCCCAAACAATCATTACCCAAGAGCTGAAACGGTTCGAGGCTTGGAGGGACTCACTGGAGACGGTTCCGACCATCAAAAAGCTGAGGTCGTACGCCGACAGGATCAGGGCATCTGAGCTCGAGAAGTGCCTGCAGAAGATCGGGGAAGACAATCTCAACAAGAAGATGAGAAGGTCCATCGAGGAGCTGAGCACGGGTATAGTGAACAAGCTCCTTCACGGCCCACTGCAGCACCTGAGATGCGACGGCAGCGACAGCCGCACCCTGGACGAAACGCTGGAGAACATGCACGCCCTCAACAGAATGTTCAACCTCGACACGGAGAAGGCGGTCCTTGAGCAGAAGATCAAGGCCAAGGTAGAGAAGACCCAAAGCTGAGACCGGGAGACACTTGTCCGTCTGTATATCTACTTAATACTGCTCCCAGAATGTCGCTACATTCTAATCCCAATATTTTTTTTGATCCTCCACTTGCTGCCGAGTTCTTCTTGTGCCGTGAATTAGCCATGGCAGCCCCCAAATGTGTTGTAGAGAGGAGCAGGGAAGCATGTTTGCTCCAAAACTGCCTGTGTACATTAATTACTGTGGCTGCTGTGGTTAGAGCCCAATTTTCAAgctgtactataatactgtactctATTGGACGAAATAAAGAGGAATATATCAGTGTGTTAATGGATGCATTCGTTTTATATACTTGCATTAGCTCCTGCATTCGAAATGTTGAGCATTAATAAGATTTCCGAACTCTGAAGGCGCTCAGTTGCTTATAGGTTCTGTCGACTCCTTTCTTCAGTGTTATCTGTCTGTTCTCCCTACGAGGCCAAAATTGCTGGACACATCAATAACCAGTTCGCTGATTATCTTTTTGTTGGGCCAATACATTGCTGCCTAACATTTTTGGTCCTTCTtggaatttggcaaggttttatggtGGCGAATTTGCATCTTAGGTCTTGTTCTCTGTGCGGCGACCAAGACATATTGGTATCTTGTGATGATTGATGAGCGAGGTGCATCTCTTCGCTTGGACGATTGCTGCTGCCTGGTGCTAGCTTTACTAATGCTGATTGAGAGTCAGACGGAATCAAGAGTGCAGCGAAGCCAGTTCATCTGCTGAAGGGCACCCCCTCTCCTTTGGTCCCTGCGTCACCGTCTCCCTCTCCCTGTCCACCCCGCAGGAGACGGGAACCGGGCGGCGGCCGACCGCTGCCGGTCACAGTGGTGTGGCGTCAAGTGTGGAGACACTATCTAACCTGTCACACGTCACGAGTGATTCAGGGAGGAAGATCGGGGTTCAGGTAGTCGGCCGGACTTTATACCGCTGCGGAGTTAGGTAGGGGCTGAGTTAGAGATTTTCTTCTTCTTTGAAGCTTGTAGCATGTTTCGTGCCACGGAATTTCCCCGTCCTCCTCATCCTTGTCACCACGAGTCAAACTCTGAAGGCTTAACCACGTGGTACGATCAGTCGGAATGACACGATAAGCAGAGGCCATGCGTGTCACCTAGGTCAGTATACACACCAGCTGGGCTGCTCGAATATACAATTAGATGAGGTCAATCCGTCACGCTACTACTAGCTGTTAATGACAAGTCCAAGTCGGTgcgcagccggagtctcaagagttCCTTTTTTTTATAGGACTAGTAAGctggcacgtgcaacgcacgtccgaGAAAAATATCACTTAGGATGTATTTTAGGTAAATTGCACACTATGATGGTCACATTGCCTCATAAAATAATAATATATTGTTTCATCCATTCAGTATCTATAGGTAGTAAACGATGAACATTAAATCTACTAATTAATCCTCCAAAATCCCATTGTTGAACACATTGAATCATTGGGCTTAAATATACTAATTAATCCTCCAAACCCCCACTGTTACACATATCAAGTCAGTCGACAACTTAATTGCAGCTTGATACTTCTTAGAACAACATGATTAtagtactacctctctctcagtttacaaggcgtgcgcgtacccctaggtcgtcaatttgaccaacctaatatgaATAATatgttacaaaaaatataccaatataaacttcagattttctattttcaaaagatataatttttgtgttatatagtttatattagggtgatcaaattggcaacctaggtatacgcgtaggacttgtaaactgagacggagggagtatagaacACAATTTCAGTATGCAACATAAATTGGTCCAAAAAAAGACCTGTTTAAAGAAAATAGAATACATTCTACACTCTTCGGTATCGCATACCAGGTTGTTCCCTCTTTCCTCATGATGGCATGTAGATTTCTTCCACGGACTCTCGGTGAACTCTCCATTTCTTGTGATTCAGATTGAATGGGAATCTATCAAACATTTACATAGAAGCTGAAATCAGTATGTACTTCCATTTAATTCTAAAAGAACCGGTTATTATAAGTTGTAATTGTGTGGTGGCATCTACGGTGAGTATACAAAATAAAATCATATGCATTTCTGACACGGACAATTTAACTATGCCGAACAATAAAGTGAGTACAAATCTATTGAATGGATGGTAATATATTCAAATGAGATTACTCACACTTATAACAGATCAAGTAGCTGCCCATGCATTGCAATGTATCCTGCAGATGCACCTCGTCACATCCCCAATCTANNNNNNNNNNNNNNNNNNNNNNNNNNNNNNNNNNNNNNNNNNNNNNNNNNNNNNNNNNNNNNNNNNNNNNNNNNNNNNNNNNNNNNNNNNNNNNNNNNNNNNNNNNNNNNNNNNNNNNNNNNNNNNNNNNNNNNNNNNNNNNNNNNNNNNNNNNNNNNNNNNNNNNNNNNNNNNNNNNNNNNNNNNNNNNNNNNNGGATACAACAAAAAGAGTTACCTCTACCAGGAATTGGACAGCTATTAGGAGGTAGCAATAAACAAACCTTGAACTAAAGAAATTCAACTCATTTTGCCCACGACAGGAAATGGATCAAGGAGATTATAGATAGAAGTATCACAAACATGCATGGTACTATCCTGCGAAAAGGATCAAGAAGATTAGAACCAACAGAAAAATAAGAATAGTAATACAAAGAGCACCCAGGGGACTCACGTGTGCCCTATGGCATGTCCGTTCACTCGCATCATAGATCCCACTGGCTAAAGTAATTGCAGTTCCTGCCTCAAACGTTGCTATCTGGCTGAGAACATAAGAGGGGCCGGATTGACAAGATGCATGCATATTGTAGGGTTTCTTCTCACCAGACATGGAGGCGGGGCCGCTGGGGACACGTTAGTGCAGCTAGCTAGATTCCACTGTAATGAAGATggagaagacgaagaggaggagtatAGCTTAAAGGTGTTGTATCTGTCCTGACGACGTCGACGATGCGCGCGTGCCGCATGGCCGACCTGGCGAGCCTCCTGCCCTCGAGGAAAAATTCCGCGTGCCATGGAAGGAGTCGTACACGTACTGACGTACGTCTATAGTGATTCCGGCGGCGGTCTGAGTTCGTCTGACCATCCAGGTTTCTCTGCATGCACGCCGGCCGAGACCTACTCTTCTTTTCGCCGGACAGACAACGGCGCCTCGGGCGCGAGCGGCATCGCCGAGTGGTGCGATCGGAACTAATCCTGCATGATGGGAGACGGCTGCGGCGTCGTAGGGGCCGGAGGAGAAGGCATCGCACGCATGGCCGAGAAGCTTGAAGACTTCCTCAACTGCGGCAGAAAGGTTCTTGTCCAATTGAATGAAGAGATCATTTTTTACCGCGTCGGCCGTGAATACCATGTCGA encodes:
- the LOC119335557 gene encoding glutamyl-tRNA reductase 1, chloroplastic, giving the protein MMAGATSATAAAGAFAAAAAGAKVRGSAAVCPWVVAAGGRRRSGVVRCDAGGDAQAASKLASITTLEQFKISADRYMKEKSSIAVIGLSVHTAPVDMREKLAVAEELWPRAISELTSLNHIEEAAVLSTCNRMEIYVVALSWNRGIREVVDWMSKKSGIPASELREHLFMLRDSDATRHLFEVSAGLDSLVLGEGQILAQVKQVVRNGQNSGGLGKNIDRMFKDAITAGKRVRCETNISAGAVSVSSAAVELAMMKLPKSECLSARMLLIGAGKMGKLVVKHLIAKGCKKVVVVNRSVERVDAIREEMKDIEIVYRPLTEMYEAAADADVVFTSTASESLLFTKEHAEALPPISLAVGGVRLFVDISVPRNVGACVSEVEHARVYNVDDLKEVVEANKEDRVRKAMEAQTIITQELKRFEAWRDSLETVPTIKKLRSYADRIRASELEKCLQKIGEDNLNKKMRRSIEELSTGIVNKLLHGPLQHLRCDGSDSRTLDETLENMHALNRMFNLDTEKAVLEQKIKAKVEKTQS